The Oryzias latipes chromosome 16, ASM223467v1 genome includes a region encoding these proteins:
- the LOC105356058 gene encoding zinc finger protein 239: MSRLGSLRHLVRQKLSAAAEEILSEFEKTILQYEQEIDRQRRKLLQFEFRADSPQQHAFKEEDFVCPPELKWGLDLREPEPLQTAEELRRSRDDQEFAVKQEVDSFVEAAQQESSGPEPSGQHPLLFRYQDQNQEEGQHGALQPLGATEWMQDGISSREEDAAEGQSHLNPGKVLFNCDVCGKVFRFQYQLRIHAVAHTDERPFSCKVCGKSFKRKRCFLIHSRVHTGENLNACEICGKTFTKSSALTVHMRIHRGERPFSCQICGRSFTQNCALNVHMRIHRGERPFSCPICGRSFTQNCTLTVHMRIHTGEKPFSCQLCGRSFTQSCALSTHLRNHP; encoded by the exons ACGAGCAGGAGATCGACCGTCAGCGCCGAAAACTGCTGCAGTTCGAGTTCCGAGCAG ATTCCCCGCAGCAGCACGCGTTCAAAGAGGAGGACTTCGTCTGCCCTCCAGAACTAAAGTGGGGTTTGGATCTGAGGGAACCAGAACCTCTGCAGACTGCAGAGGAGCTGCGCCGCAGTCGGGATGACCAGGAGTTCGCAGTGAAGCAGGAGGTGGATTCCTTTGTGGAGGCGGCTCAGCAGGAGAGCAGTGGGCCAGAACCCAGCGGACAGCATCCTCTGTTGTTCCGGTAccaggaccagaaccaggagGAGGGCCAGCATGGAGCGCTGCAGCCTCTCGGGGCCACAGAGTGGATGCAGGACGGCATCAGCAGTCGGGAAGAAGATGCAGCAGAAGGTCAGAGTCATCTGAACCCAGGAAAAGTCCTGTTCAACTGTGACGTCTGCGGGAAGGTGTTCCGGTTTCAGTACCAGCTGAGGATCCACGCCGTGGCGCACACCGACGAGCGGCCTTTCTCCTGCAAGGTCTGCGGCAAGAGTTTCAAGAGGAAGAGGTGCTTCCTGATCCACAGCCGGGTCCACACGGGTGAGAACCTGAACGCCTGTGAGATCTGCGGGAAGACTTTCACCAAGAGCTCCGCCCTGACCGTCCACATGCGGATCCACCGGGGCGAGAGGCCCTTCTCCTGCCAGAtctgtgggcggagcttcaccCAAAACTGCGCCCTGAACGTCCACATGCGGATCCACCGGGGCGAGAGGCCCTTCTCCTGCCCGAtctgtgggcggagcttcaccCAGAACTGCACTCTCACCGTTCACATGAGAATCCACACCGGCGAGAAGCCCTTCTCCTGCCAGCTTTGTGGGCGGAGCTTTACACAAAGCTGCGCTCTGTCTACACACCTGAGGAACCACCCCTGA
- the LOC101162070 gene encoding sodium channel subunit beta-1, whose product MCAARDPLLLLLLTLLALQARVCGGACVEVDSDTEAVVGDGFQLGCIYCKMRGEVRAKASVDWYYRSSDEREKGDVQIYRYQNQRGEIMDPRFEDRLAWNGSKGTDDLQDGSIYILNVTYNDTGTYTCNFTRTLTYNYYEVQANNTKTVQLNVVPRLTRGMASILSEVMMYVSIVGLQFWLLVEMIYCYRKIAAAGEEALRESEAEYLAIASESKDNCAASVPVAE is encoded by the exons ATGTGTGCAGCACGTgaccctctgctgctgctccttctgaCCCTTCTGGCTCTTCAAG CGCGCGTGTGCGGCGGCGCATGCGTGGAGGTGGACTCGGACACGGAGGCCGTGGTCGGCGACGGCTTCCAGCTGGGCTGCATCTACTGCAAGATGAGGGGGGAGGTGCGCGCCAAGGCCAGCGTGGACTGGTACTACCGGTCTTCAGACGAGCGGGAGAAGGGGGACGTCCAG ATCTACAGATACCAGAACCAGCGCGGCGAGATCATGGACCCGCGGTTTGAGGACCGGCTGGCCTGGAACGGCAGCAAAGGCACCGACGACCTGCAGGACGGCTCCATCTACATCCTGAACGTGACCTACAACGACACGGGGACGTACACGTGCAACTTCACGCGCACGCTCACCTACAACTACTACGAGGTCCAAGCCAACAACACCAAGACGGTCCAGCTGAACGTGGTGCCGCGGC TCACCAGAGGAATGGCCTCCATCCTGTCCGAGGTGATGATGTACGTCTCCATCGTCGGGCTGCAGTTCTGGCTGTTGGTGGAGATGATTTACTGCTACAGGAAGATCGCGGCGGCCGGAGAGGAAGCTCTGCGGGAGAGCGA AGCCGAGTATTTAGCCATCGCCTCTGAGAGTAAAGACAACTGCGCCGCCAGTGTTCCGGTGGCAGAATAG